A window from Thermoplasma sp. Kam2015 encodes these proteins:
- a CDS encoding SDR family oxidoreductase encodes MYKDLNGKTVLITGGTRGIGKAIVDRFRLEKCNVISFSIDDPEEEDNGVMYLKGDVSNHNDVRLSVNKVTEKFGKIDVLVNNAGIEEYAPLDMTDEKMWNRIMSVNVNGVYNVSREVIKVMKVNGRGSIVNISSVQANIVTKNAAAYVTSKHAIIGITKSIALDYAPIIRCNAVLPATIDTPLVDKAAKLEVGDDPVKIKKKKEEWGRSHPMLRIGKPEEVANAVAFLASDEASFITGVSLLVDGGLSIKAPISTPDV; translated from the coding sequence ATGTACAAGGATCTAAACGGAAAGACTGTATTGATCACTGGAGGTACGAGAGGCATTGGAAAAGCTATAGTAGATAGATTCAGGCTAGAGAAATGCAACGTCATTTCATTTTCAATAGATGATCCAGAGGAAGAAGACAATGGTGTAATGTATCTAAAGGGTGACGTCTCAAATCATAATGATGTTAGGCTTTCCGTGAACAAAGTTACAGAGAAATTCGGAAAGATAGACGTCCTAGTTAACAACGCTGGGATTGAGGAATACGCCCCTTTGGATATGACTGACGAAAAGATGTGGAACCGTATAATGAGCGTCAATGTGAATGGCGTATACAACGTTTCAAGAGAGGTTATAAAAGTTATGAAGGTCAATGGCAGAGGAAGTATAGTCAATATTTCTTCCGTACAGGCCAACATCGTAACGAAGAATGCTGCTGCCTATGTAACATCTAAACATGCAATAATCGGCATAACGAAGAGTATAGCACTTGATTATGCCCCAATAATAAGATGCAATGCAGTTCTTCCAGCAACAATAGATACGCCGCTTGTTGATAAGGCAGCTAAACTGGAGGTGGGTGATGATCCGGTCAAAATAAAAAAGAAAAAGGAGGAGTGGGGCAGATCACATCCAATGCTTAGAATCGGAAAGCCTGAAGAAGTGGCCAATGCAGTGGCATTCCTTGCATCAGATGAGGCATCATTCATAACAGGCGTGTCTTTGCTTGTAGATGGTGGTTTAAGCATAAAAGCACCTATAAGTACTCCAGACGTTTAA
- a CDS encoding M1 family metallopeptidase: MEVEKYDLTLDFDINKRTFNGTETITAGPGEIVLDAVGLQINWMKVNGKDASYSYDGQIVRAQGEDQPQKIEISFSGKVSDSLSGIYYAGKENGMITTHFEATDARRMFPCVDHPAYKAVFSITAVIDKEYDAISNMPPKRVEVSDRKVIEFQDTPRMSTYLLYIGVGKFRYEYEKYRDIDLILASLKEIRSKYPLEIAKRSIEFYEKYFGIPYALPKMHLISVPEFGAGAMENWGAITFREIYMDLAEDSAITVKRNSANVIAHEIAHQWFGDLVTMKWWNDLWLNESFATFMSYKTMDSIFPEWSFWGDFFVSRTSGALRSDSLKNTHPIEVDVKDPDEISQIFDEISYGKGASILRMIEDYTGSEEFRKGIAKYLNDHKYGNAEGSDLWTAIEEVSGKPVKRVMEYWIKNPGYPVIEARSEGKKIVLIQRRFLLDGDEESAWPIPVNIKRGHGVEKILVEGRTEIEKEDFIKINADSTGFYRVLYDDRTFSTVIDHYADLSPLDRVGMVDDLFAFLLSGTIDPDTYRERIRNFFNDDDHNVITSIVSQMEYLHMLTHAFDDEARSFCRSRLEYLIGKEDENLRIALGRVSRLYVIVDESYAEEMSKQFKDLDSADPEMRNSIATAYALVTGDLKGLLEKFRSIDRDEDRVRIISAFGKLKSSTDLSTIYGMIEKTEIKKQDMITFFSSAMETLPGREFLFANLDRIIRLVIRYFTGNRTASRTVEMMLPVIGLDHPEAEDIMRNIGSRNISMGLAKGTELLNINRKLLERLKQSGSK, from the coding sequence TACGATCTCACGTTGGATTTTGATATCAATAAGAGAACGTTCAATGGAACTGAAACCATAACCGCAGGGCCGGGTGAAATCGTTCTGGATGCCGTAGGCCTGCAGATCAACTGGATGAAGGTAAATGGTAAGGATGCTTCATATTCCTATGATGGCCAGATCGTCAGGGCTCAGGGCGAAGATCAACCACAGAAGATAGAAATATCGTTCTCCGGAAAGGTATCAGATTCGTTGTCTGGCATATATTATGCTGGAAAGGAGAACGGTATGATAACGACACACTTCGAGGCCACCGATGCCAGGCGTATGTTTCCCTGCGTCGATCACCCCGCCTACAAGGCAGTGTTTTCCATAACAGCGGTCATAGATAAGGAGTACGATGCCATATCCAACATGCCTCCAAAGCGTGTGGAGGTATCAGACAGGAAGGTGATCGAGTTCCAGGATACACCAAGGATGTCAACGTATCTACTATACATAGGTGTTGGGAAGTTCAGGTACGAGTATGAGAAGTACAGGGACATCGATCTGATACTCGCATCGCTCAAGGAGATAAGATCGAAATATCCGCTTGAGATAGCGAAGAGATCCATAGAATTCTACGAGAAATACTTCGGCATACCCTACGCACTGCCGAAGATGCACCTGATCTCAGTGCCGGAGTTCGGTGCAGGTGCAATGGAGAACTGGGGCGCGATAACGTTCAGGGAGATATACATGGATCTCGCCGAGGATTCTGCCATAACGGTGAAGAGAAATTCAGCAAACGTGATAGCTCATGAGATCGCGCACCAGTGGTTCGGCGATCTGGTCACGATGAAGTGGTGGAACGATCTGTGGCTCAATGAGAGCTTCGCTACGTTCATGTCCTACAAGACCATGGACAGCATCTTTCCCGAATGGTCATTCTGGGGCGACTTCTTTGTTAGCAGAACGTCAGGAGCACTTCGGTCAGATTCACTGAAGAACACCCATCCAATCGAGGTTGACGTCAAGGATCCAGATGAGATATCGCAGATATTCGATGAGATAAGCTATGGAAAGGGTGCATCCATACTCCGCATGATAGAGGATTATACTGGAAGCGAGGAGTTCAGGAAGGGCATAGCGAAGTATCTAAACGATCATAAGTACGGAAACGCTGAGGGTTCAGATCTCTGGACTGCAATAGAGGAAGTGTCCGGTAAACCTGTGAAGAGGGTCATGGAGTACTGGATAAAGAATCCGGGATACCCGGTCATAGAGGCAAGGTCAGAAGGCAAGAAGATCGTGCTGATCCAGAGACGCTTCCTTCTTGACGGAGATGAGGAAAGTGCATGGCCGATACCTGTAAACATCAAAAGAGGCCACGGCGTTGAAAAGATTCTTGTCGAAGGCAGGACAGAGATCGAAAAGGAAGACTTCATAAAGATCAACGCCGATAGCACCGGATTCTACAGAGTTCTGTACGACGACAGAACTTTCAGTACCGTTATCGATCACTACGCTGACCTTTCTCCGCTGGATCGCGTGGGCATGGTTGACGATCTCTTTGCCTTCCTTCTATCAGGAACGATAGATCCGGATACATACAGGGAAAGAATACGGAACTTTTTCAATGACGATGATCATAACGTAATAACATCGATAGTGAGCCAGATGGAGTACCTGCACATGCTGACGCACGCCTTCGACGATGAAGCCAGATCATTCTGCAGATCCAGGCTTGAGTATCTGATCGGGAAGGAAGACGAGAACCTCAGAATAGCCCTTGGACGTGTATCTAGGTTGTATGTGATAGTGGATGAGTCCTATGCTGAGGAGATGTCGAAGCAGTTCAAGGATCTGGATTCTGCTGACCCTGAGATGAGGAATTCTATAGCAACTGCCTATGCCCTTGTCACGGGGGATCTGAAGGGACTTCTGGAGAAATTCAGATCCATAGACAGGGACGAGGATCGCGTGCGTATAATATCTGCCTTCGGCAAACTGAAATCATCAACCGATCTCTCAACCATCTATGGAATGATAGAGAAGACGGAGATAAAGAAACAGGATATGATAACATTCTTCAGCTCTGCGATGGAGACTCTGCCTGGCCGTGAATTCCTCTTTGCGAACCTGGACAGGATAATAAGGCTTGTCATAAGGTACTTCACTGGAAACCGCACGGCATCAAGAACCGTAGAGATGATGCTGCCTGTGATAGGCCTGGATCATCCAGAGGCCGAGGATATAATGAGGAACATAGGATCAAGGAACATAAGCATGGGCCTGGCAAAGGGCACAGAGCTGTTGAATATTAACAGGAAGCTCCTCGAGAGACTCAAGCAATCAGGTTCAAAATAA
- a CDS encoding thiamine pyrophosphate-dependent enzyme, whose protein sequence is MANTVAEVIIKTLAELGVKRIYGIPGDSINPLVDALRMQDKIEFVQTRHEEGAALEAAFEAKLTGQLTVCMGTSGPGSIHLLNGLYEAKMSRVPVIALTGQVESDLIYHDYFQEVDLNRLFEDVSVFNAQIVNPESAFYIINRAFRESVSKRGVSHITLPVDVLRMNAEIGSIDNNFRDNPRFVIDPKPAEDMINGSKRPLIFMGRGVIGETGRLNEFAEKIGAPVIYSVNAKGLVSDEDPKVMGPLGLLGTKPSVEAMKKADLVILLGTIFPYVSFINEKAKVIQVDIDPSNIGKRVHVDLAYHCTVSDFLSQVKPSEKKEKFYTDMTAEKQDWIANMEKLESDRSKPIKPEFLTSVISKKAEKDAVFIVDTGNVTVWSIRHINGGQGRTFLLSPWLGTMGVGIPGAVGASFATDRQVIAITGDGSFAMTMMELITAKKYSRPVKVVVYNNSKLGMIKFEEEVMGYPEWGVDLMNPDFSKIAEAMGITGIRVEDPERIEEAVDEFLRISGPAVLDAVVYADERPMPPKLMFSQIKGYVTSILREKLE, encoded by the coding sequence ATGGCGAACACGGTTGCGGAAGTGATAATAAAGACACTGGCTGAACTTGGCGTAAAAAGGATATATGGAATACCTGGCGACTCCATTAACCCGCTGGTGGATGCTCTGAGAATGCAGGACAAGATAGAATTCGTGCAGACAAGACATGAGGAGGGCGCAGCACTTGAGGCGGCATTTGAGGCAAAACTGACCGGCCAGCTGACAGTATGCATGGGTACATCTGGCCCAGGTTCAATACATCTTCTAAATGGCCTATATGAAGCCAAGATGAGCAGGGTGCCTGTCATAGCCCTGACAGGACAGGTTGAATCTGATCTCATCTATCATGATTATTTTCAGGAAGTTGATCTTAACAGGCTTTTTGAGGATGTTTCTGTTTTCAATGCACAGATTGTCAATCCTGAATCTGCGTTCTACATCATTAATAGAGCTTTCCGCGAGAGCGTCAGCAAGCGTGGTGTATCACACATAACGCTACCGGTAGATGTATTGAGAATGAATGCCGAGATCGGATCCATAGACAATAATTTCAGGGATAATCCGCGCTTTGTCATAGATCCAAAACCAGCAGAAGATATGATAAACGGCAGCAAGAGGCCGCTGATATTCATGGGCAGGGGTGTCATCGGGGAGACCGGTCGCCTGAATGAATTTGCCGAAAAGATAGGCGCTCCGGTGATATACAGCGTGAATGCCAAGGGGCTCGTCAGCGACGAGGATCCAAAGGTAATGGGGCCACTTGGTCTGCTGGGCACAAAGCCCTCAGTGGAGGCCATGAAGAAGGCGGATCTCGTCATCCTTCTCGGAACAATATTTCCATATGTTTCCTTCATAAATGAAAAAGCGAAGGTGATTCAGGTGGATATAGATCCGTCAAACATAGGTAAGAGAGTCCATGTTGATCTGGCCTATCACTGTACGGTTTCTGATTTTCTCAGTCAGGTTAAGCCTTCAGAAAAGAAGGAAAAATTCTACACAGATATGACGGCAGAGAAACAGGACTGGATTGCAAACATGGAAAAGCTTGAATCTGACAGGTCAAAGCCCATAAAACCTGAATTTCTCACGAGCGTGATATCGAAGAAGGCGGAGAAGGATGCTGTTTTCATTGTTGACACAGGGAACGTGACGGTCTGGTCCATAAGACATATTAATGGCGGTCAGGGGCGAACCTTTCTGCTGTCTCCCTGGCTTGGTACAATGGGCGTTGGCATACCGGGTGCAGTGGGTGCTTCGTTCGCAACCGACAGGCAGGTCATAGCGATCACCGGCGATGGGAGCTTTGCAATGACAATGATGGAGCTCATAACTGCGAAGAAATATTCTAGGCCGGTAAAAGTGGTTGTATACAACAATTCAAAGCTTGGAATGATAAAGTTTGAGGAGGAGGTTATGGGATACCCAGAATGGGGCGTGGATCTTATGAATCCAGACTTTTCCAAGATCGCCGAGGCTATGGGTATAACGGGGATAAGGGTTGAGGATCCAGAAAGGATAGAAGAGGCTGTGGATGAATTTCTCAGGATCAGTGGCCCTGCAGTGCTCGATGCTGTTGTTTATGCAGATGAGCGCCCGATGCCACCAAAGCTAATGTTTTCACAGATAAAGGGATATGTGACATCAATACTGCGAGAAAAGCTGGAATGA
- a CDS encoding SDR family oxidoreductase: MPNVIVSAASSGIGKGIAEVLARCGYKMTLFSRDENKLQAVKNVLKSKYGNEPVTIGADLSRSEDIGKVLEKHREIYGSIENLVVNYGDPRVASFLDLSEDDWKYALDMILMSTIRLTREALKDMIRLKGGSIVYVTSMTVREPMEGFSLSSSIRSAVVSLAKNISLEVSKFGVRINTISQGYVNTDRLRDVIKNSIDRAEGMRRLSGDVPLRRVAEPEEIGEVVEFLLSDRSSYINGANIPVDGGITKFPL, from the coding sequence ATGCCAAATGTGATAGTCTCTGCAGCGTCCAGCGGAATTGGAAAAGGCATCGCTGAGGTACTTGCAAGATGTGGATACAAAATGACGCTTTTTTCAAGAGACGAAAATAAGCTTCAGGCCGTTAAGAATGTATTGAAAAGCAAGTATGGGAATGAGCCGGTGACAATTGGTGCGGATCTTTCAAGATCCGAAGATATAGGGAAGGTGTTAGAAAAACATCGCGAGATCTATGGAAGCATAGAAAATCTTGTAGTCAATTATGGTGATCCAAGAGTCGCCTCGTTTCTGGATCTAAGCGAAGATGACTGGAAATACGCTTTAGATATGATTCTGATGTCTACGATAAGACTTACAAGGGAAGCGCTGAAGGATATGATAAGGCTGAAGGGTGGATCCATCGTGTACGTGACTTCGATGACTGTAAGAGAACCCATGGAAGGTTTTTCACTATCATCATCGATCCGATCTGCAGTGGTATCACTCGCAAAGAATATTTCACTCGAGGTATCAAAATTCGGTGTGAGAATAAATACGATATCTCAAGGCTATGTAAATACCGATAGATTGCGCGACGTTATCAAAAATAGCATAGATCGGGCAGAGGGTATGCGGAGACTGAGCGGAGACGTTCCACTTCGCAGGGTGGCTGAGCCGGAGGAGATAGGTGAGGTCGTTGAATTCCTCCTCTCAGACAGATCCTCGTATATCAACGGTGCAAATATACCTGTAGATGGTGGAATAACCAAATTTCCGCTTTGA
- a CDS encoding GNAT family N-acetyltransferase: MSKHVVFDRGTHSDVDEIKRFTSNTWRVGYYNDLYRTIGNTGTMEDYVDKIIEKWVEEGSVYVLRVDGSPVATIHFDKLSDGSIMLGGLRVDPEHRGAKYGLRIMQETMDFLRDKAKRLRSAVYSWNTPSLNLVKKLGFHPIDEYEVYTFENREGTNINIVPSIAEYSGRYRCVLVDWKYICSEHMYHIYESYRNNFIVDSANLIYFDSYEGGIDFVINDSDDVASFIDENRKLNGRIMFYVRKDISKDLPFTPSSSMLIWEFTYDS, from the coding sequence ATGTCCAAACATGTCGTATTTGATCGAGGTACACATTCAGATGTTGATGAGATAAAGCGATTCACATCCAATACGTGGAGAGTCGGATATTATAACGATCTTTACAGAACCATCGGAAACACAGGTACAATGGAGGACTATGTCGATAAAATTATAGAGAAATGGGTTGAGGAAGGTTCGGTATATGTTCTCAGGGTTGATGGTTCACCTGTTGCCACGATCCATTTTGATAAACTGTCTGATGGATCGATCATGCTTGGCGGATTGAGGGTGGATCCTGAACACAGAGGGGCTAAATACGGGCTGAGAATAATGCAAGAAACGATGGATTTTCTTAGGGATAAGGCTAAAAGACTAAGATCGGCAGTATATTCATGGAATACCCCCTCCCTCAATCTAGTCAAAAAACTAGGCTTCCATCCTATCGATGAGTACGAAGTTTACACCTTCGAAAATAGAGAGGGAACCAACATAAACATCGTTCCATCTATAGCTGAGTATTCTGGCAGATACAGATGCGTTCTAGTTGATTGGAAATACATATGTTCTGAGCACATGTATCACATATACGAATCCTACAGAAACAATTTCATAGTGGATTCGGCTAATTTAATATATTTTGATTCATATGAAGGAGGTATAGATTTCGTTATTAACGATAGCGACGACGTCGCATCTTTCATAGATGAAAATAGAAAGCTGAACGGTCGGATCATGTTCTATGTACGGAAGGATATCTCGAAGGATCTTCCATTTACACCATCTTCCTCAATGTTGATATGGGAATTCACATATGATTCATGA
- a CDS encoding 2,3-diphosphoglycerate-dependent phosphoglycerate mutase: MEKAILVRHGESETNVYGIISTDEDRYPLTENGVFQVQRTAAQLAELDFDGIISSPILRAYQSAQIIASATGLSIVKDERARESEFGPYNNSRITEIPYGTREELEMEPWESHVRRMRSLVSDYDGSYIIVSHAYPIKSLLCDFLGLGEFDCFSVEIKNASMSAVLVKEERVLTIGSLILSESVKNHFRK; encoded by the coding sequence ATGGAAAAAGCCATTCTTGTCAGGCACGGAGAAAGCGAGACAAATGTTTACGGTATAATATCCACCGATGAGGATCGCTATCCGCTAACGGAGAATGGCGTATTTCAGGTTCAGAGAACTGCAGCTCAACTGGCGGAACTTGATTTTGATGGTATAATATCAAGCCCTATACTCCGTGCTTATCAGAGCGCTCAGATAATAGCATCTGCTACAGGATTATCCATAGTGAAGGATGAACGCGCTAGAGAATCTGAATTTGGGCCCTATAATAACAGCAGAATAACGGAGATCCCGTACGGTACAAGGGAAGAACTGGAGATGGAACCCTGGGAATCTCACGTTAGGAGGATGCGATCGCTTGTTAGCGATTACGATGGCAGCTATATAATCGTTAGCCATGCATATCCGATAAAGAGCCTTCTCTGCGATTTTCTTGGCCTTGGGGAGTTTGATTGTTTCAGCGTCGAGATCAAGAATGCTTCCATGTCAGCCGTCCTTGTAAAAGAGGAACGCGTTCTGACAATAGGATCCCTTATACTGAGCGAATCCGTGAAGAACCACTTTAGAAAATGA
- the aroC gene encoding chorismate synthase has protein sequence MFSIGNILRLSIFGSSHGDLVGAMIDGFPVGFKVPFDYIQRYMDYRRPGSGILTSQRKEEDRVEIVSGLHEGYTDGSPITILIRNTNVISSYYQELKDNPRPGHSDYTLFLKYGKFRNYEGGGFLSGRMTAPIVAAGSIAKAYLENTGIKVKSYMRSIGNVECDRITGDVYDFETRMPDAECDAKAHDLIMRVMKEGDSVGGRIDTVIENFPGGVGEPFFDSVESAISHAIFSIPAVKGIEFGDGFRMATMLGSEANDPFEIVDGKIMTTTNHNGGILGGITNGMPIRFSVAIKPTPSIHKPQKTVNLEKGEPSMITVKGRHDPCVAIRAVPVIECLTSFVLLDLLIQSGRVDRYNIGDI, from the coding sequence ATGTTCAGTATAGGTAATATCCTCAGACTTTCCATATTTGGTTCATCTCACGGTGATCTTGTAGGGGCGATGATAGATGGATTTCCGGTCGGGTTCAAGGTACCGTTTGATTACATACAGCGGTATATGGATTATCGCAGACCAGGATCAGGCATCCTGACGTCACAGAGGAAGGAGGAGGATAGAGTTGAGATAGTGTCCGGCCTCCATGAAGGATATACCGATGGAAGTCCGATAACGATCCTCATAAGGAACACCAACGTAATATCCTCTTATTATCAAGAGCTGAAGGACAATCCCAGGCCAGGCCACAGCGACTACACGTTGTTTCTGAAATACGGTAAATTCAGAAATTACGAGGGCGGTGGTTTCCTGTCCGGTAGAATGACCGCACCGATCGTTGCGGCTGGCTCCATAGCCAAGGCCTATCTTGAAAACACTGGCATAAAGGTGAAGAGCTATATGAGATCTATAGGAAACGTCGAATGCGATAGGATCACCGGTGACGTCTATGACTTTGAGACAAGAATGCCAGATGCTGAATGCGATGCGAAGGCCCATGATCTCATAATGAGGGTCATGAAAGAGGGAGACAGCGTGGGCGGTAGAATAGATACGGTCATAGAGAACTTTCCGGGAGGCGTGGGAGAACCGTTCTTTGATTCCGTTGAGAGTGCCATATCGCATGCCATCTTCTCGATACCAGCTGTGAAAGGTATAGAGTTCGGAGATGGCTTCAGAATGGCCACAATGCTTGGATCGGAAGCAAACGATCCCTTTGAAATCGTTGACGGAAAGATTATGACGACAACCAATCATAACGGAGGTATACTAGGTGGCATAACAAATGGAATGCCCATAAGATTCTCGGTTGCCATCAAGCCAACACCATCAATACATAAACCGCAGAAAACCGTCAACTTGGAGAAAGGCGAACCATCCATGATAACGGTTAAGGGCAGGCATGATCCATGCGTTGCCATAAGGGCCGTTCCGGTGATAGAATGTCTGACTTCGTTTGTTCTTCTTGATCTTCTGATACAGTCAGGGCGCGTCGATCGATACAACATTGGAGATATATGA
- a CDS encoding mannonate dehydratase, whose amino-acid sequence MLDFDIAEMLTEDRPNRYWEMLKQIGVKHAVGVLPRWFSDWRMHSEDEPWGYLSLLKYKNMLSDSGFSLVAIEDNPPMERIKLGLNGKEEDMDHIAHMMENFGKLGINLWCYNWMAGIGWVRTSTHINSEFGKVSGFRYSDVENAEKYRIRIERSDLWKNLKEFLDFIIPIAEENDVKLAMHPDDPPIPDLMGIPRIMNTIEAYDKLLELNRSGYNGIALCQGNFTLMTDNLPAVIRHFNRRIAFVHFRDVVGDKNNFTETLIGHGKTDAYECMRAYNDVDFDGIMRVDHVPTLSSDDATVPGYSYLGRLYAIGYINGLRDAVNSLS is encoded by the coding sequence ATGCTTGATTTTGATATCGCCGAGATGCTCACTGAAGATAGACCGAATAGGTACTGGGAAATGTTGAAACAGATAGGTGTGAAGCATGCCGTCGGCGTTCTGCCGAGATGGTTCAGCGACTGGAGGATGCACAGCGAAGATGAGCCATGGGGATACCTTTCGCTTTTGAAATATAAGAACATGCTTTCCGATAGTGGCTTTAGTCTTGTGGCCATAGAAGATAATCCACCAATGGAAAGGATAAAACTGGGCCTTAATGGCAAGGAAGAGGATATGGATCATATCGCTCATATGATGGAAAATTTCGGAAAGCTCGGTATAAATCTGTGGTGCTACAATTGGATGGCGGGGATCGGATGGGTGCGAACGTCGACGCACATCAACAGCGAATTTGGCAAAGTTTCAGGTTTCAGATACAGCGACGTTGAAAATGCTGAAAAATATCGTATCCGAATAGAAAGATCGGATCTGTGGAAGAATCTTAAGGAATTTCTTGATTTCATAATTCCTATTGCTGAGGAAAATGATGTTAAACTGGCCATGCACCCTGATGATCCTCCAATACCTGATCTGATGGGCATCCCTAGAATAATGAACACGATAGAGGCATATGATAAGCTCTTAGAACTAAATAGAAGCGGGTACAATGGCATAGCGCTATGTCAGGGTAATTTCACGCTGATGACGGATAATCTGCCAGCCGTCATAAGGCATTTCAACAGGAGGATAGCCTTTGTGCACTTCAGAGATGTAGTTGGGGACAAGAACAATTTTACAGAGACACTCATAGGGCACGGCAAAACAGATGCTTATGAATGCATGAGGGCATATAACGATGTGGATTTTGATGGGATTATGCGCGTTGATCACGTGCCCACTCTATCTTCAGATGATGCAACCGTGCCAGGTTATTCGTATCTCGGCCGTCTCTACGCTATAGGATACATAAATGGACTACGCGATGCTGTGAATTCTCTCAGTTGA
- a CDS encoding ROK family protein translates to MSLNILGYDVGGTKISTVVGNDSGKILSNVRMPTVKHLGKKRLIEEMITMGDAALKKAHVDKPDLIGIIFAGPVDRSRGVVIASPNIFGLSNFNIVEPIQDYYKTDTFLENDAQAAAIAERLFGSGKNVDNFVYMTLSTGIGGGIFINGKLYRGAHGMAGEIGHNVIMVNGPTCGCGRRGCLEALAGGKAIARRVIENLRAVRDSDFFSKLKPNEITAEKVFEGKRQGDMFSQLMLEETIYYLAVGLVNIINTLDPELVIIGGGISKAGKDLFDPLNDAVKEEFKSMYRPFKIVPGLENGSDLAAISVPLYTEMEMHGEREKQY, encoded by the coding sequence GTGTCGTTGAATATTCTTGGATATGATGTTGGTGGTACAAAGATATCAACTGTTGTAGGTAACGATTCAGGCAAAATACTTTCAAACGTCAGAATGCCCACTGTAAAGCATCTGGGAAAAAAGAGACTGATCGAAGAGATGATAACAATGGGCGATGCCGCACTAAAAAAAGCCCATGTTGATAAACCAGATCTGATAGGCATCATATTCGCCGGGCCTGTAGATCGGAGCAGAGGCGTGGTCATAGCCTCACCGAACATATTTGGTTTGAGCAATTTCAACATAGTTGAACCAATTCAGGACTATTACAAGACCGATACTTTTCTGGAAAATGATGCACAGGCGGCGGCAATAGCTGAGCGTCTTTTTGGTTCAGGTAAGAATGTGGACAACTTCGTCTATATGACGTTGAGTACTGGAATCGGCGGAGGCATATTCATCAATGGAAAACTTTACCGCGGTGCCCATGGGATGGCTGGTGAGATAGGGCACAACGTGATCATGGTCAATGGCCCAACCTGCGGATGCGGAAGGCGTGGATGCCTTGAGGCGCTTGCCGGCGGTAAGGCCATAGCTAGAAGAGTCATTGAAAACCTGCGTGCAGTTAGGGACTCGGATTTCTTTTCCAAGTTGAAGCCCAACGAGATAACTGCGGAGAAGGTGTTTGAAGGCAAGAGGCAAGGTGACATGTTCTCCCAGCTTATGCTTGAGGAGACCATATATTATCTTGCAGTCGGTCTCGTTAACATAATAAATACACTGGATCCAGAACTGGTGATAATAGGCGGAGGCATTTCGAAAGCTGGCAAGGATCTATTTGATCCGCTGAATGATGCGGTGAAGGAGGAGTTTAAGAGCATGTACAGGCCATTTAAGATAGTTCCTGGCCTGGAAAATGGATCGGATCTTGCAGCGATATCGGTTCCTCTGTACACGGAGATGGAGATGCATGGCGAGAGAGAAAAGCAGTATTGA